A window of Chaetodon auriga isolate fChaAug3 chromosome 2, fChaAug3.hap1, whole genome shotgun sequence contains these coding sequences:
- the arl6ip5a gene encoding ADP-ribosylation factor-like 6 interacting protein 5a, translated as MAKVELTPLRTWDDFFPGSERFAKPDTKDLAKWNNRVVSNLLYYQTNYLALAVGVFLIVGFLNPLGMFTAMAVVSGVFLGSVWAGENRAVINNFKRQNPTAFVIAVMVASYILISMLGSVMVFMSAITLPLALICAHASFRLRNMKNKLENKIEGAGLKRSPMGILLEALGQQEENFQKIQSFLEGKLKE; from the exons ATGGCTAAAGTGGAGCTGACACCGCTCAGAACATGGGACGACTTCTTCCCTGGCTCGGAAAGATTCGCTAAACCAGATACGAAAGATTTGGCGAAATGGAACAACAGAGTTGTCAGCAACCTGCTGTATTATCAAACAAACTATTTGGCTTTGGCCGTCGGTGTTTTCCTCATTGTCGG GTTCCTGAACCCTCTGGGGATGTTCACAGCCATGGCTGTGGTGTCGGGCGTCTTCCTGGGTTCGGTGTGGGCCGGAGAGAACAGAGCTGTGATCAACAACTTCAAGAGACAGAATCCCACGGCGTTTGTGATTGCGGTCATGGTCGCCAGCTACATCTTAATATCCATGCTGGGGAGCGTCATGGTGTTTATGTCTGCAATCACTTTACCTCTGGCTT TGATATGTGCACATGCTTCATTTCGCCTCCGCAACATGAAGAATAAACTGGAGAACAAGATCGAAGGAGCCGGACTGAAGAGGTCACCCATGGGCATTTTGCTGGAGGCTCTGGGTCAGCAGGAGGAGAACTTTCAAAAGATCCAGAGCTTTCTGGAAGGAAAACTGAAGGAGTGa